The following coding sequences are from one Leguminivora glycinivorella isolate SPB_JAAS2020 chromosome 7, LegGlyc_1.1, whole genome shotgun sequence window:
- the LOC125228327 gene encoding LOW QUALITY PROTEIN: sugar transporter SWEET1 (The sequence of the model RefSeq protein was modified relative to this genomic sequence to represent the inferred CDS: deleted 1 base in 1 codon), which translates to MEALSNALQPYKEIVGTVAAIVTMGQMFSGVFMCWDIYKQKDTKSVPLMAFSGGLVMGVLNLQYGFILRDDTMIRVNFFGIALSIVYLSVYFCYTKKKVQAWFHMGVWGAFTAAVISYVQMADPAVVENHLGTLLTAFMFYLIASPLFGLKEIIAKQSTEGLPFPMIISGTVVTFMWLLYGIILKNGFLVLQNSVAFVLCSAQLSLFVIYPSKPKQATKAKAKKAD; encoded by the exons ATGGAGGCTCTCTCAAACGCTCTGCAGCCCTACAAGGAGATCGTGGGCACAGTCGCCGCCATTGTCACCATGGGGCAGATGTTCTCCGGAGTTTTCATGTGCTGGGACATCTATAAACAGAAGGACACTAAGAGCGTGCCGCTTATGGCCTTCTCTGGAGGTCTGGTCAT GGGAGTACTGAACTTGCAATATGGCTTCATCCTGCGCGACGACACAATGATCCGAGTCAACTTCTTCGGTATCGCGCTCAGCATCGTCTACTTGTCTGTCTACTTCTGTTACACGAAAAAGAAG GTCCAAGCGTGGTTCCATATGGGTGTATGGGGCGCGTTCACA GCGGCAGTAATCAGCTACGTTCAAATGGCAGACCCTGCCGTTGTTGAGAATCATCTCGGGACGTTACTGACGGCTTTCATGTTCTACCTGATTGCGTCACCACTCTTCGGACTG AAAGAAATCATCGCCAAGCAGAGCACCGAGGGTCTACCTTTCCCCATGATCATCTCCGGTACCGTCGTCACCTTCATGTGGCTGCTGTACGGCATCATCCTCAAAAATGGCTTCCTCGTC CTCCAAAACTCAGTGGCGTTCGTGCTATGCTCTGCACAACTGTCCCTCTTCGTGATTTACCCGAGCAAGCCCAAACAAGCCACCAAGGCGAAAGCGAAGAAAGCAGACTAA